In Pseudomonas sp. MYb327, one DNA window encodes the following:
- the mscK gene encoding mechanosensitive channel MscK, with protein sequence MSSLRTFFVMVLLGLSLSAGTLQAAEPPTRESVQASLDKIADRKLPEADQKALQSVLQSTLTQLNNQSDYEQKLVDLKQQLATAPKQTIENQRELTRLKAGSVPPVAQRFGKESIQQLEQMLTERSTQQSDLQKALGDANSLIITAQTRPERAQAEISASQTRIQQINNILKSGKDAGKTLSAEQRDQLNAELMALNALIPLRRQELAGNNQLQDLGNSQHDLLSEKSDRLDQEIQELQNLINEKRLAQSQETVTQQSIEAQKAGGSSLLATESTANLKLSDYLLKSTDRLNVVTQKNLQTKQQLDSLTQSDSALDEQINVLKGSLLLSKILYKQKQALPRLRVDRDLADQIADIRLYQFEVSQQRELLSNPATYVDNLLAAQPPEQVTPQLRKSLLELATTRADLLERLNRELSAVLNESITLQLNQKQLLSTAQSLRATLDEQMFWIPSNKPLDLEWLRAVPERLKRQVDTLPWASSLSELVDGLTQRPLLFLPLALLIGALLWRRKQLYARLNKVHQDIGHFKRDSQWHTPQAILINILLAMPVALGLALCGLALQIDARGQNASMGAAILQMAGAWLVFYTAYRILAPGGVAELHFRWEKPQVEFLRGWVRRLGMVVMALVTVVAVAELQPAALADDVLGMPVVLICYALMTWLLSRLLISSPTHENASLFRKVLGILFTALPIALFVAVCFGYYYTALKLSDRLINTLYLLMFWLVIEATFVRGLSVAARRLAYQRALAKRQAAKEAGDGEAVIEEPTLDIEKVNEQSLRLIRLALLGGFIAALYWVWSDLISVFSYLDNITLYEYTSGTGANMSMVPISIGDMLGALIIIGITFALARNLPGLLEVFVLSKLNLAQGSAYATTTLLSYVIAGIGFVSTLSTLGVSWDKLQWLVAALSVGLGFGMQEIFANFISGIMILFERPVRIGDTITIGNLSGTVSKIRIRATTITDFDRKDIIVPNKTFITGQLINWSLTDTITRVTLKLGVDYGSDLDLVKELLLKAARENPRVLKEPEPHVYFLNFGESTLDHELRMHVRDLGDRNPVLDEVNRFINREFKKQHINISFRQMEVYLKNLHGQEYKMVPIEPEAKTIVPLVDGKPVQEPPPAKLD encoded by the coding sequence ATGTCAAGCCTGCGCACTTTTTTCGTCATGGTCCTTTTGGGCCTGAGCCTCTCTGCCGGTACCTTACAAGCCGCCGAACCGCCCACCCGCGAATCCGTGCAGGCGAGCCTGGACAAGATCGCCGACCGTAAACTGCCGGAAGCCGATCAAAAGGCCCTGCAATCGGTCCTGCAAAGCACGCTGACACAGCTAAACAACCAGAGCGATTACGAGCAGAAACTGGTCGACCTCAAGCAACAACTGGCGACCGCCCCCAAACAGACCATCGAAAACCAGCGTGAGCTGACCCGCCTCAAGGCCGGCAGCGTGCCGCCAGTGGCGCAACGCTTTGGCAAAGAGTCGATTCAGCAGCTTGAGCAAATGCTCACCGAGCGTTCGACCCAGCAAAGTGATTTGCAAAAGGCCCTGGGCGACGCCAACAGCCTGATCATTACCGCCCAGACTCGTCCCGAACGCGCCCAGGCGGAAATTTCCGCCAGCCAGACGCGCATCCAGCAGATCAACAACATCCTCAAGTCCGGTAAAGACGCCGGCAAGACCTTGAGTGCCGAGCAGCGCGATCAGCTGAATGCCGAGCTCATGGCGCTGAACGCCCTGATTCCGCTGCGCCGTCAGGAACTGGCCGGAAACAACCAACTGCAAGACCTCGGCAACAGCCAGCATGATCTGTTATCGGAAAAGTCCGACCGCCTGGATCAGGAAATTCAAGAGCTGCAAAACCTGATCAATGAGAAACGCCTCGCTCAATCTCAAGAAACGGTCACCCAGCAATCCATCGAAGCGCAGAAGGCTGGCGGCAGCAGCCTGTTGGCCACCGAGAGCACGGCCAACCTGAAGCTTTCCGACTACCTGCTCAAAAGTACCGACCGTCTCAACGTCGTCACCCAGAAAAACCTGCAAACCAAGCAACAACTGGACAGCCTGACCCAGAGCGATTCCGCCCTGGATGAACAGATCAACGTCCTCAAGGGCAGCCTGTTGCTCTCCAAAATTCTCTACAAACAGAAACAGGCCTTGCCGCGACTGCGGGTTGACCGCGACCTTGCCGACCAGATTGCCGACATTCGCCTGTATCAATTCGAAGTCAGCCAGCAACGCGAACTTCTAAGCAACCCGGCCACCTACGTCGACAACCTGCTGGCAGCCCAGCCGCCCGAGCAGGTCACACCGCAGCTGCGCAAAAGCCTGCTGGAGCTGGCTACAACCCGCGCCGATCTGCTGGAACGGCTGAACCGCGAACTGAGCGCGGTGCTCAACGAATCCATCACCCTGCAGTTGAACCAGAAGCAACTGCTTAGCACTGCACAAAGCCTGCGGGCGACGCTCGATGAGCAGATGTTCTGGATTCCCAGCAACAAGCCGCTGGACCTGGAGTGGCTGCGCGCGGTGCCAGAACGCCTGAAACGTCAGGTCGATACCCTGCCTTGGGCTTCGAGCCTGAGTGAATTGGTTGACGGCCTGACCCAGCGTCCGCTGCTGTTCCTGCCGTTGGCCTTGCTGATTGGCGCACTGCTGTGGCGCCGCAAGCAGTTGTATGCCCGTCTGAACAAGGTTCACCAGGACATCGGCCACTTCAAGCGTGACAGCCAGTGGCACACACCTCAGGCCATTTTGATCAACATCCTGCTGGCGATGCCGGTGGCGCTGGGTCTCGCGCTGTGTGGGCTGGCGTTGCAAATCGACGCTCGCGGGCAGAATGCGAGCATGGGCGCAGCGATACTGCAAATGGCCGGAGCGTGGCTGGTGTTCTACACCGCGTACCGGATTCTGGCGCCAGGTGGCGTGGCAGAACTGCATTTCCGCTGGGAAAAACCCCAGGTTGAATTCCTCCGTGGCTGGGTCCGTCGCCTTGGCATGGTGGTGATGGCGCTGGTCACCGTGGTGGCGGTCGCGGAACTGCAACCGGCGGCCCTGGCCGATGACGTGCTCGGTATGCCGGTGGTGCTCATCTGCTACGCCTTGATGACCTGGCTACTCAGCCGCTTGCTGATCAGCAGCCCAACCCACGAAAACGCCTCGCTGTTCCGCAAGGTCCTGGGCATCCTGTTTACCGCGCTGCCCATCGCGTTGTTCGTGGCCGTGTGCTTCGGCTATTACTACACCGCGCTCAAACTCAGCGACCGGTTGATCAACACCCTTTACTTGCTGATGTTCTGGCTGGTGATCGAAGCAACTTTCGTACGCGGCCTGAGCGTCGCGGCACGACGCCTGGCTTATCAGCGCGCCCTGGCCAAACGTCAGGCGGCGAAAGAGGCCGGCGACGGCGAAGCGGTCATCGAAGAGCCGACTTTGGACATCGAGAAGGTTAACGAACAGTCCCTGCGCCTGATCCGCCTGGCGTTGCTGGGCGGCTTCATCGCCGCGCTGTACTGGGTCTGGTCGGACTTGATTTCGGTGTTCTCGTACCTGGACAACATCACCCTCTACGAATACACCAGCGGCACCGGCGCCAACATGAGCATGGTGCCGATCAGCATTGGCGACATGCTCGGTGCGCTGATCATCATCGGCATCACCTTTGCGCTGGCGCGTAACTTGCCCGGCCTGCTGGAAGTGTTCGTGCTGTCAAAGCTGAATCTGGCTCAGGGCAGCGCCTATGCCACCACTACGTTGCTCTCCTACGTGATCGCCGGCATCGGTTTTGTCTCGACCTTATCGACGCTGGGCGTGAGTTGGGACAAGTTGCAATGGCTGGTCGCCGCGCTTTCGGTCGGCCTCGGCTTCGGCATGCAGGAGATCTTCGCCAACTTCATCTCCGGCATCATGATCCTGTTCGAACGTCCGGTGCGGATCGGCGACACCATCACCATCGGCAACCTGTCGGGCACGGTGAGCAAGATCCGCATCCGCGCCACGACCATCACCGACTTCGACCGCAAGGACATCATCGTCCCGAACAAGACGTTCATTACCGGACAATTGATCAACTGGTCCCTGACCGACACCATCACCCGGGTGACACTGAAGCTCGGGGTCGACTACGGCTCGGACCTGGATCTGGTGAAAGAATTGCTGTTGAAAGCCGCGCGGGAAAACCCACGGGTACTCAAGGAACCGGAGCCGCACGTGTATTTCCTGAATTTCGGCGAAAGTACCCTCGATCACGAGTTGCGCATGCATGTGCGCGACCTCGGCGACCGCAACCCGGTGCTCGACGAGGTCAACCGCTTCATCAACCGCGAGTTCAAGAAGCAGCACATCAACATCTCGTTCCGGCAGATGGAGGTTTACCTCAAGAACCTTCATGGCCAGGAGTACAAGATGGTGCCGATTGAGCCGGAAGCAAAAACCATCGTGCCGTTGGTCGACGGCAAACCGGTGCAAGAGCCACCTCCCGCCAAGCTCGACTAA